The Argentina anserina chromosome 3, drPotAnse1.1, whole genome shotgun sequence genome includes a region encoding these proteins:
- the LOC126786381 gene encoding uncharacterized protein LOC126786381 produces the protein MNKKGLAILMRTRMRPTTNNDSAHLARSPLANMVNQTLNGGGQTSSGTQKLNPSSNTKREFELVSESMHSAISMSKTEVLDSVLTDFSEGYFSLCYENRRKLLEQLSKEYDLNRTQVRDLIKQYLGLELPATGSDNAAHSVEEEASLSAFYRIERNLRHALKPMYEVLFERLNTHPGGLKFLSILRADILSILVEDNLASLRALDSYLKEKLSTWLSPAALELHQITWDDSASLLEKIVAYEAVHPISNLIDLKRRLGVGRQCFGYFHPAIPGEPLIFIEVALMKNMAQSVQEVLWDDPPIPECEATCALFYSISSTQPGLSGINLGKFLIKRVITLVRKDMPHISIFATLSPIPGYMQWLLSKLASQSKLAEGEDMPNSSADRSGSTFWENILEPEEERELMDASVEFTTGKNSMEVMFNLLASANHEWTKSDTLLSALKPPLMRLCARYLLQEKKRGKALDSVANFHLQNGAMVERINWMADRSEKGLLQSGGIMVNYIYRLGRIEDYSQSYFSTGHIHTSSELCHYVEPLQEPQNTTG, from the exons ATGAACAAGAAGGGTTTGGCAATTCTAATGCGAACCAGAATGAGACCCACCACCAACAACGACTCAGCTCACCTCGCGCGCTCTCCTCTCGCC AACATGGTTAATCAAACGCTGAATGGAGGAGGCCAAACTAGTAGCGGGACCCAAAAGCTCAATCCTTCAAGCAACACCAAGAG GGAGTTTGAGCTTGTAAGTGAGTCCATGCACTCTGCAATTTCAATGAGTAAAACTGAAGTCTTAGATTCTGTGCTGACTGATTTCTCAGAG GGATATTTTAGCCTTTGCTATGAGAATCGTCGAAAATTGCTTGAGCAACTTTCCAAAGAGTATGATCTTAACAGGACACAGGTTCGAGATCTGATAAAGCAGTATTTGGGACTTGAGCTTCCTGCAACTGGAA GTGACAATGCTGCTCACTCGGTTGAAGAGGAGGCGTCTCTTTCTGCATTCTACCGCATCGAGAGGAACTTGAGACATGCTCTCAAGCCGATGTATGAAGTGCTATTTGAGCGGCTTAATACGCATCCTGGAGGGTTGAAGTTCTTGTCTATTCTTCGAGCTGATATTTTATCTATTCTCGT AGAAGATAATCTTGCATCTTTGCGAGCACTGGATTCCTACTTAAAGGAGAAACTTAGTACGTGGCTTAGTCCTGCTGCCTTAGAGCTCCACCAGATCACATGGGATGATTCTGCCTCTTTGCTGGAAAAAATTGTGGCTTATGAG GCCGTTCATCCAATCAGCAATCTTATAGATCTTAAGAGAAGGTTGGGAGTTGGTCGCCAGTGTTTTGGATACTTTCATCCGGCAATACCTG gTGAACCCCTTATATTCATAGAAGTTGCACTCATGAAAAATATGGCTCAATCTGTACAA GAAGTCCTATGGGATGACCCTCCTATTCCTGAATGTGAGGCTACCTGTGCATTGTTTTACTccatatcatcaactcag CCTGGCTTATCAGGGATCAACCTGGGAAAGTTTTTAATCAAACGTGTGATAACACTAGTGAGGAAAGACATGCCCCATATTTCT aTATTTGCGACTCTCAGCCCCATTCCGGGCTACATGCAATGGCTCCTATCAAAATTGGCATCCCAGTCAAAACTTGCTGAAGGTGAAGACATGCCGAACTCATCAGCTGATAGATCTGGTTCCACATTTTGGGAAAACATACTTGAACCAGAAGAGGAAAGAGAGCTTATGGATGCTTCTGT GGAATTCACCACTGGGAAAAACAGCATGGAAGTGATGTTCAATTTACTGGCTTCAGCAAACCATGAGTGGACAAAGTCTGATACATTGCTTTCAGCTCTAAAACCCCCCTTAATGCGATTGTGTGCCAG GTACCTTCtgcaagagaaaaagagaggcaAAGCTCTGGATTCTGTTGCTAATTTTCACTTACAAAATGGAGCA ATGGTTGAAAGAATTAATTGGATGGCTGATCGATCAGAGAAAGGTCTTCTTCAAAGTGGAGGTATCATGGTGAACTATATTTACAG ATTGGGCAGAATTGAAGATTATTCTCAGTCATATTTCAGTACAGGGCATATCCACACTTCTAGTGAACTTTGCCATTATGTTGAG CCATTGCAAGAACCTCAAAATACAACAGGATAG
- the LOC126786383 gene encoding chaperonin-like RBCX protein 1, chloroplastic isoform X1: MESSAALVPCSQLTSFFSQKPSNRVCKAHPSWHSKRRTPLPTRIHCQKMYVPGFGEASPEAKAANNLHSFFTYVAVRIVTAQLESYNTEAYQDLMEFLSRNSLNDGDKFCGDLMRESSRHQTLALRILEVRSAYCKNDFEWDNLRRLACKMVDESNTRLMRDYVLETSLVDNEGE; the protein is encoded by the exons ATGGAATCCTCTGCAGCACTTGTCCCATGCTCTCAGCTCACATCTTTCTTCTCTCAAAAACCCAGCAACAGAGTTTGCAAAGCTCATCCTTCTTGGCATTCCAAACGAAGAACCCCTCTGCCAACTCGCATACACTGCCAAAAGATGTATGTCCCTG GATTTGGAGAAGCGTCGCCAGAAGCAAAGGCGGCCAACAATCTCCATAGTTTCTTCACTTATGTTGCTGTTAGGATTGTCACTGCACAGCTTGAG AGTTACAACACAGAGGCATATCAAGATCTAATGGAGTTTTTGAGTAGAAACTCATTGAATGATGGAGACAAGTTCTGCGGCGATTTGATGAGAGAATCATCCAGGCATCAGACTCTAG CTCTGCGGATTTTAGAG GTTCGATCTGCGTATTgtaaaaatgattttgaatGGGACAACTTAAGACGATTGGCTTGTAAG ATGGTGGATGAATCCAACACGAGACTCATGAGAGATTATGTCTTAGAAACAAGCCTTGTGGACAATGAAGGAGAGTGA
- the LOC126786383 gene encoding chaperonin-like RBCX protein 1, chloroplastic isoform X2, translated as MLSAHIFLLSKTQQQSLQSSSFLAFQTKNPSANSHTLPKDDLEKRRQKQRRPTISIVSSLMLLLGLSLHSLSKLPEQSYNTEAYQDLMEFLSRNSLNDGDKFCGDLMRESSRHQTLALRILEVRSAYCKNDFEWDNLRRLACKMVDESNTRLMRDYVLETSLVDNEGE; from the exons ATGCTCTCAGCTCACATCTTTCTTCTCTCAAAAACCCAGCAACAGAGTTTGCAAAGCTCATCCTTCTTGGCATTCCAAACGAAGAACCCCTCTGCCAACTCGCATACACTGCCAAAAGAT GATTTGGAGAAGCGTCGCCAGAAGCAAAGGCGGCCAACAATCTCCATAGTTTCTTCACTTATGTTGCTGTTAGGATTGTCACTGCACAGCTTGAG TAAATTGCCAGAGCAGAGTTACAACACAGAGGCATATCAAGATCTAATGGAGTTTTTGAGTAGAAACTCATTGAATGATGGAGACAAGTTCTGCGGCGATTTGATGAGAGAATCATCCAGGCATCAGACTCTAG CTCTGCGGATTTTAGAG GTTCGATCTGCGTATTgtaaaaatgattttgaatGGGACAACTTAAGACGATTGGCTTGTAAG ATGGTGGATGAATCCAACACGAGACTCATGAGAGATTATGTCTTAGAAACAAGCCTTGTGGACAATGAAGGAGAGTGA
- the LOC126786644 gene encoding lysM domain receptor-like kinase 3: MMLAEGNTQIKLLAFHVFLLLLSFTAKARCKHGCLALASYYVWDGSNLTYISYIFGQQTPEILKYNPQVPNPDALLIGTRINIPFSCDCLNSDFLGHTFSYLTQHSDTYNKVARTAFANLTTEEWVHRVNTYPPTQIPEQVTINVTVNCSCGDGKVSKDYGFFVTYPLRPGESLTSLAVERGVPARLLEMYNQGSNFGSSNGLVFVPARDQNGTFPPYKSRTAGRGISRGAIIGICLGGASAALALASFLFARFYKRKVVEGPFLSTPSEERYLQIQHTHVLASGITSETTSESVALVGGSSPGLIGITVDKSVEFSYEELSKATNGFSIKIGQGGFGSVYYADLRGEKAAIKRMDMQATKEFLAELKVLTHVHHLNLVRLIGYCVEDSLFLVYEYIENGNLSQHLRGSSGLDPLPWQTRLQIALDSARGLEYIHEHTVPVYIHRDIKSANILIDKNFRAKVADFGLTKLSEYGSNSLQTRLVGTFGYMPPEYAQYGDVSPKIDVYAFGVVLFELISAKEAVVKTNEYVPESRGLVALFETVLSNPDRREDLGKLVDPRLAIDDYSLDSVYKMAQLAKACTQENPQLRPSMRSIVVALMTLSSSTEEWDVGSFYENHTDLVNLMSGR, from the exons ATGATGCTTGCAGAAGGAAACACACAAATCAAATTGCTAGCCTTCCAtgtatttcttcttcttctatcatTCACAGCTAAAGCTAGGTGCAAACATGGCTGCCTTGCCTTAGCCTCATACTATGTCTGGGATGGTTCAAACCTCACTTACATTAGCTACATCTTTGGTCAACAAACCCCTGAAATTCTCAAGTACAATCCTCAAGTCCCCAACCCCGATGCCCTCCTAATTGGTACTCGAATCAACATACCATTTTCGTGTGACTGCTTGAATAGTGACTTTTTGGGGCACACGTTCTCCTACCTCACCCAACATAGTGATACCTATAACAAAGTTGCTCGGACCGCATTTGCTAATCTCACTACAGAAGAATGGGTGCATAGAGTGAACACTTATCCACCAACTCAGATACCTGAACAAGTTACAATCAATGTGACTGTGAACTGCTCTTGCGGTGATGGGAAAGTATCAAAGGATTATGGTTTTTTCGTGACATATCCTCTCCGTCCCGGTGAGAGTTTGACTTCTCTGGCCGTGGAGAGAGGTGTTCCGGCAAGGCTGCTGGAGATGTACAACCAAGGGTCCAACTTTGGTTCAAGCAATGGCTTAGTATTTGTGCCGGCAAGAG ATCAAAATGGGACTTTTCCACCGTATAAGTCAAG AACAGCTGGTAGGG GTATCTCAAGGGGAGCGATTATTGGTATCTGTCTTGGAGGAGCTTCTGCCGCTCTAGCTTTGGCAAGTTTCCTATTTGCTCGGTTTTATAAGAGGAAGGTGGTTGAGGGACCATTTCTTTCCACACCTTCTGAAGAGCGTTATCTTCAAATCCAGCACACACATG TTTTAGCTTCCGGAATTACTTCTGAGACAACTTCGGAATCAGTTGCTCTAGTTGGCGGTTCTTCACCAGGTCTTATTGGTATAACTGTGGACAAATCAGTAGAGTTCTCATATGAAGAGCTTTCCAAAGCTACTAATGGCTTCAGCATTAAAATTGGACAGGGTGGATTTGGATCTGTTTATTATGCAGATCTCCGTGGTGAG AAAGCAGCAATAAAAAGGATGGATATGCAAGCAACAAAAGAATTTCTTGCTGAACTGAAGGTTCTAACACATGTTCATCACTTAAACCTG GTACGCTTGATAGGGTATTGTGTTGAGGACTCCTTATTTCTAGTCTACGAGTACATTGAAAATGGTAACTTAAGTCAACATTTGCGTGGCTCTTCTGGTTTAGACCCATTGCCATGGCAAACCAGGTTGCAAATAGCCTTAGATTCAGCAAGAGGACTAGAATATATCCACGAACACACTGTTCCTGTCTACATTCATCGTGATATCAAGTCAGCAAACATCTTAATAGACAAAAACTTCCGAGCCAAG GTTGCAGACTTTGGGCTAACAAAATTGTCTGAATATGGAAGCAACTCACTGCAGACACGTCTTGTGGGTACATTCGGATACATGCCTCCAGA GTATGCTCAATATGGTGATGTTTCCCCCAAAATCGACGTTTATGCTTTTGGTGTTGTACTTTTTGAACTAATATCTGCCAAAGAAGCTGTTGTGAAAACTAATGAATACGTGCCTGAATCGAGAGGACTTGTTGCTCTG TTTGAAACTGTTCTTAGCAATCCTGATCGGAGAGAAGATCTTGGTAAACTTGTTGACCCCAGACTCGCCATCGATGATTACTCACTTGACTCGGTCTACAAA ATGGCTCAACTTGCCAAAGCTTGCACACAAGAGAATCCTCAACTGAGGCCAAGCATGAGATCAATTGTCGTTGCGCTAATGACACTTTCATCATCAACTGAGGAATGGGATGTCGGTTCATTTTATGAAAATCATACTGATCTGGTCAATCTAATGTCTGGAAGGTAG